The Merismopedia glauca CCAP 1448/3 sequence CGCTCTCTTGTAACCTGGTGGGACTATCTTGAAGCTTAGTGGGACTAGTGGTTTGTAACGTAGTAGCACTAGTTTGTAACTTAGTAGCTGTATCAGTTCCGATGCTTCCTGGAACCGGATTACAAGCCGGAACCCGCACCGACTGCGATCGCGCGAGTTTTAACCATTTTCCATCGCTAGTTTCATAGCCTAGCTCAACTAGATAATCGCGATCGTCTACAGAGATAGGTAAATGTAGATCTGGGAGATTCTCATCACACTCAAACTGCTTCGTGCTGTGAGGAGTTTGTTTATCCATGTCAGGAATATCGGTGACATCATAGAGCCGCAATGCCAATTTCTGACCGCCTTGTCGCTTTAGTTCTTGCTTCTGTTCGCTAGGAATTTCCCAATAAGCATAGGCATTTTGACAATCTCTTGGGGTGAGGATAATCCGGCTGGTTTCTGCTACAGGAACTGGCGCTACGGCAGCTACTGGCGCGGCGACAGGTTTTTTCCCCTTGAGCAACCATAGTAGTAAGGGTATCCCTAAAAGTGGTAATAGCAGCCACCACCAAGGGAATGGTGCAGTTTCAGTGCCAGAATCAGAAGTAGCAGGAGGTACATAAGCTATTTCTGGAGAAGCAGTACTGCTGGCTGAACTTTCTGAAGATGTAGTCGGTGAAGTTTCTGGAGATGTAGTAACTAAAGTAGTTGGCGAAGCCTCAGATGAGGTATTTTGGGACGCTAATCCTTCAACAAATCCTGCTTTGGTAATAATATCTTGATTTTCAGGAGCGATCGCATAACCCAAAAAAGCCTTAGCTGGTTCGCTGGGATTTGGCCCTTTGTAGACGTATCCCAAAGGTAATGAGAAAGGATATCTGCGATCGCTTGGAGGGGTATCGTGGAGTAAAACTGCCCTCACTCCTGGCTTATCTGCTACCCGATCGGCGATTTCGTAACTAATGCCATCAGTACCCAATTCTTTGACTACATCGTCAGTGCGATCGCTGGGTATTGGGACAGCATTAGACCCTGTTTTAAAGTCACCTTTCTGAAAAATGCTGTATCTACTGAATGCTTGCCGAGTTTCGCTGGTATTTGGTCTGTCAATCAACCGAATAGCACCAGGCTTTCCACCCACCTCAGACCAGTTTGAAATCTCACCTCGGAAAATCTTGGCAAATTGGTCGCTAGTTAAACTCTTCTTAAAAGGATTATCTGCACCGACAATAACTGCAATTTTATGACGAACTAAGGGGACTTGTACCAACCCTTGAGCCTTTTCCTCTTGAGTCAGAGGACGACCAACTGCAACTAGGTCAAGCTTCCCATCGATTAAATCTTTGAGAGCCGCATCGGTTCCGTTATCTCCAATTTTAACTTCCGTACCCGCAAACTTTTGCTTGAACCGTTCCTGGAGTCCCTGGTTAATCACCGCCATTGTGCTAGAACCATCTATTTGCACATTTGTACCGCTAGGGACAGCACTTGGTACTGGAAAAGAAGTCTGAGCTAGTACCAATTTATGTGTCAAAAAGCTTAACAGTGATGGAGGAACCACCGTTAAACTTAGCAAAATTGCCAACTGTAGAGGAGATATTTCTTTTATTTGGAAAAGCTTCATAAACACCTTTGCATCAATTTTCTTCTCAAAAGAAGAGCAGAGACTTTATGAAGAATAAGAATACCAAGATTAGTTACCTAATCAAAAACTATTTCCCCAGAAATATATAACAAAAGTCAGAAATTGAAGAGGTTTAGCCCTCATTTTTCGCTAATTAACCGCATACAACTGCATAAAAGTCATTAAGCAATGGTTTAATTTCTAAAAGATGGGAACTAATTTTCTTACTCGTTACTCCAATCGATACGTCTTAAGTTTTGCAAAAGGTCTATTTAACCAATATCAGGAATTGAATTCCCTATCACAACCACCCCACTTGTGAGTATGCGCTGCGCTCAGGCTAAGGCAATTGTACAGACGTAGGACTGCTAAGAAGTTTCAAGTTCTGATTTCCTTCAAGGCTTGTCACTTTTTGACATCGATCGCCACAAGTCTTGCAAAATCCGTTTCAATTCTTTTTCTTTACGAGCTAGAGCCGCACCTGCTTCGCTCAGTTTGGCTTCAAAGTCCGTTTGCTTTTGTTCGACTAATGTTTTACCTGTATTTTCTGATTTAGCTTGAGCATTCTTATACCAAACTTGAGCAGTATCTAGGTGTTTTTTGACTTCCTCGTATTGCTCTCCATATCTAGCGGCTAGATTAGCTTGCAAAATAGATAATTCTGCTTGTAATTGAGCATAACGCTTCCGCATTAAAGCAGCTTCTTCAGTATCTTTAAGAGCTTCAATGGCACTTTTGATGCTAGAACGGGTTTCAGAATTTGCCTCTTGGTTAGCAACTTCTATTTCGATTAAGGCTCCATCAACGCTAGATTGCAACTGTCTTTCTTGTTCATCAATCCGCGTTTGCAACTGCTGAATTTGCTCTCTATCTTTAGCTATAGCTTCTTGTCTGGCTCGACTAATACCGTCAACTAATCCTTCAATCGAAGCTTGTATTTCTTCTTTAACTTCTTGACCTTTTTCCTTAAAAGTTTCAGCTACCGTATTAATAGTCTCTTTGGCTATAGATCCAAGTTCTCCAGAGCCTTCTTTGATTTCTCCCACCGCTTGAAAGATGGCTTGGCTAACAATTTGGCGAATATTTCCCGATCTTAGTTGACCTTGAGTTTTGGCTTTTTCTAAATCAGATTTAATTTGTTCTTTAATAGATTCTGGCATGATTATTTCCCTTTGTAATAGCCATAGCTAATAGCCAACGAGAGTGTCAATCTAAATTACTCGTACCGACGATCTATTAGCTATCAGCAAACATTAGCCTGAGAGATATTGACTCATAAAGACAAGATCCTTTTGGTGCCTAATGAATTAAATTACGCCACTTCCTTTACCTCTGCGATCGCCCTGAGTAGTCAGTTTCCCTGTCTCGTCATTGTCGTTGACATCAGCCATTTCTTCGGCGCGTTCAGCAGCTTCTGCGGCTTCAACCTCGGCGCGATCGCCACGTACTTCGTAATACATTTCTGGCTCGACGGCGTAGTTATTCGCTAGACCTTCACTATCTACTGTATAACCTCCGGTGGTATCTAATCCACCTTCTGCGTCTGGAGTTTCTTTGTAGACTTCTCCTTCGCGATCTTTACGCGCTGCTGTTTCCGCAGGAACTATACCGCGATCGTAACTATCTTTTTCCGCTCTTTGATCTGTCATAGTTTTATCCAAGTGCATATTCTCTTAGAATCGCCTAAGACACCTATGCAGCACTTCCCCCTCTCGAATAGATTTTATTTATAGTTCTCTATCTCAGGGAATAAGCCATTGTGTCGATCCATCTGCTGCAACTCAACTATTCCTTGGCGTAAAATTTGCCACCGAGTACCTGTCCACTGAGCAACTGTAGAAGGGATACCACTGATGGTAGGTGATGTCGTATCTAAGGTCAGAACGTCAGGAAATACTTGAGATATTTCCTTGAGACTCAGTAGTGGGGGATGACCGGATAGATTAGCACTAGTGGTGACTAAAGGCCCAGTTTGAGAGAGAATTTCTTGAGCTAAAGCACAATTAGGCACTCTAATCCCGATACTTTGAGGATGGTTTGGATTCACCGATGGAGGGACGCGCTCGCTGGCGGGTAAAACGAGGGTTAAGGCTCCAGCCCAATGGATCTCAGCTACTTTCTGCCACATTTCCCGCTCTAACTG is a genomic window containing:
- a CDS encoding DUF4912 domain-containing protein, whose product is MKLFQIKEISPLQLAILLSLTVVPPSLLSFLTHKLVLAQTSFPVPSAVPSGTNVQIDGSSTMAVINQGLQERFKQKFAGTEVKIGDNGTDAALKDLIDGKLDLVAVGRPLTQEEKAQGLVQVPLVRHKIAVIVGADNPFKKSLTSDQFAKIFRGEISNWSEVGGKPGAIRLIDRPNTSETRQAFSRYSIFQKGDFKTGSNAVPIPSDRTDDVVKELGTDGISYEIADRVADKPGVRAVLLHDTPPSDRRYPFSLPLGYVYKGPNPSEPAKAFLGYAIAPENQDIITKAGFVEGLASQNTSSEASPTTLVTTSPETSPTTSSESSASSTASPEIAYVPPATSDSGTETAPFPWWWLLLPLLGIPLLLWLLKGKKPVAAPVAAVAPVPVAETSRIILTPRDCQNAYAYWEIPSEQKQELKRQGGQKLALRLYDVTDIPDMDKQTPHSTKQFECDENLPDLHLPISVDDRDYLVELGYETSDGKWLKLARSQSVRVPACNPVPGSIGTDTATKLQTSATTLQTTSPTKLQDSPTRLQESATRFQDSSTTLQSSVFPMAAGVATGAAAAASSFMGFGSSEVEPKSRIVLVPRNCQEAYAYWEVPDEEKEVLRQQGGTQLMLRVYESSDRDFSELPPSSIQQLECNELDWDRHVSIPVDNLDYVAELGYLTNEGTWLSLVKSLPVRVPACQA
- a CDS encoding L-threonylcarbamoyladenylate synthase; the protein is MTLVSLSALIQGAKQGSVVSFPTDTVPALAALPSQAELIYQVKQRSLDKPLILMADKAESLWDFVQGSQLEREMWQKVAEIHWAGALTLVLPASERVPPSVNPNHPQSIGIRVPNCALAQEILSQTGPLVTTSANLSGHPPLLSLKEISQVFPDVLTLDTTSPTISGIPSTVAQWTGTRWQILRQGIVELQQMDRHNGLFPEIENYK
- a CDS encoding histidine kinase, with protein sequence MPESIKEQIKSDLEKAKTQGQLRSGNIRQIVSQAIFQAVGEIKEGSGELGSIAKETINTVAETFKEKGQEVKEEIQASIEGLVDGISRARQEAIAKDREQIQQLQTRIDEQERQLQSSVDGALIEIEVANQEANSETRSSIKSAIEALKDTEEAALMRKRYAQLQAELSILQANLAARYGEQYEEVKKHLDTAQVWYKNAQAKSENTGKTLVEQKQTDFEAKLSEAGAALARKEKELKRILQDLWRSMSKSDKP